The sequence ACAATTGGAACTGCGGCGGCCCTCGCATGATCGACTGCTTCGATGGTCTGGGGCATAACCCTGTCATCGGCGGCGACCACAAGCGCAACGATATCAGTTGCCTGCGCACCGCGTGCCCTCATGGATGTAAACGCCTCGTGGCCGGGCGTATCAAGGAAGATGATCTTGCCGCCGGGCAGGAAAACTTCGTAAGCGCCTATGTGCTGGGTTATCCCGCCTGCCTCACCGGCAATCACATTTGTCTTGCGGACAAAATCCAGAAGAGATGTCTTTCCGTGATCAACATGCCCCATCACCGTAACAACCGGCGGCCTGGCCACAAGGACTTCAGGCGCCTCTTTCTCCTCTTCTTCGAGGACTTCGAGGCCGTACTCCTGAACAAACTCAACTTCGAATCCAAACTCATCTGTGACGGCAAGGATCTCGTCTTTGTCAAGCCGTCTGTTTATGTTTGCCAGAAGCCCGAGTTTGAGGCACGTAGAAATGATCTCCTGCGGCTTGACCTCCATCTTGCCTGCAAGCTCGGAAACGGTGATAAACTCAGTTGCTTTGATCAGCTTCTGTTCGACAACTTCTTCTTCAACGTCCGTCTCTTTTTTCCTCTTCTTCTTGATGTGCTTTCCGGTCTCAAGAGAGGCAAGAGTCTTTTTCACGCTCTCAATTACAGTCTTTTCATCAACAACTCGCTTCTTTCTCGAAGGCTTTGCCCGCGTTTTATCATCCGTAGGTCTTGTTATTACGACCGGCTTCTTGGGCGCAAGTTTCTCTTCCCTTTGAAGGATCTTTTCTCTCTTCCGGGCAAACTCTTCTTTTGCGGCTTCCTTCTCTTTTTCGAACTTCCCCTTGATTGCCTCTATCGTCGCCTCATCAATGGCGCTCATATGGCTCTTCACGGGGATGTTCATCCCTCTCACGATTTCAAGAAGGGCTTCGCTTGAGATGCTGAATTGTTTTGCTACTTCGTATATTCTCTTCTTCAAATCTCCTCTTCTTCCTGGAGGGAGCTTTCCTCAGCGGTCGATTCCTCCGAATCGGCAGTCTCCGGTTTCTCTTCCTCAGCCTCGGCAGTCATTTGCCCGGCGAGTTCGAGAAGTTTGTTGGCGGTCTTCTCCCCTATGCCCTGTATAGAAGTAAGTCCCTCGATTCCTGCCTTCACGAGATCCTCTCCGGTCTTGATACCGGCATCTTTTAGTTTCGCGGCAAGTTTCTCCGAGATGCCGTCTATTTTCTCTATGTCAATTGCCTCCGCTTTTTCAGGCTCCGTCCTCTTGTCATGCTCGGACTTGCTCACGAGATCTATCTTGGCACCGCAGAGCTTCATGGCAAGCCGCACATTCTGTCCGCCTTTTCCGATCGCAAGCGAAAGCTGGTCATCCGGAACAACAACATAGACCCGGTTCTCTGTCTCCTCATGCTTCGCCTGAAGAACCTTGGCAGGACTCAGGGCGCGGGTCACAAAAACAACTGGATCATGGCTCCACGGAACGATATCAATCCTTTCCCCGCCAAGCTCTCTCACAATTGACTGCACTCTCGAACCCTTTATTCCAACGCAGGCCCCAACCGGATCCACTTTTTCATCGTGAGAGAGAACAGATATCTTGGAACGTGATCCCGGCTCCCTTGCGACTCCTTTCACCTCGACGATTCCTTCGGTAATCTCGGGGACTTCACTCTCAAATAGTCTCTTCAGGAAATCCGGATGAGTCCTGGAAAGAGTCACCTGCGGCAACTTGGCCGACTTGTCAACGCTGCACACAATGGCTCTCACATAGTCACCCTGCCTGTATCTTTCTTTTCCAACGAGCTCTCTCGAGGGAAGAATTGCCTCTGTTTTCTCGAGCTTGACTATCACATTGCCCCTGTCAATCTGCTGGGCCTGTCCCCTGACGAGCCGGCCTATCTTCTCCTGATATTCCTTGAAAATTCTTTCCCTTTCCGCTTCCCTGACCTTCTGGATAAGAACCTGCTTTGCCGCCTGAATGGCGTTTCTCCCGAACTCCGCCACCGGGAGGGCGATGCTGACCAGTTCACCTACCTGAGTCTCGGGCGAAATGGCTTTCGCCTCTTCAAGCCTTATCTCCGCCATAGGGTCTTCCACTTTTTCCACGACCTTCTTCTTCGCAGTCATTAGAATGACACCCTTGGTCTCATCGATTTTCACTTCTATGTTGGCAGAGGAGCCATATTTCTTCTTTGCGGCAGAGAGAAGCCCTGCTTCAAGGGTCTCAATAATGATCGCCATGTTGACGCTCTTTTCCCTTGCAATTTCTCCCAGAGCTTCAATTATTTCGTAACTCATTCTACTTCTTCCTCCACACGTCAAACTTGAGATTCGCCCTTTCGATGCCTGACAGCGGCAGGGTCAAGAGCTCGCCATCCTTCGTCCGAAGGGTCAGCATACCCTCCTTGCAGTCTTCAATCAGACCAACAATACGTCTCTGCCCGCAAACAGGGGAAAAAGTCTTTATGGATGCGACCTTCCCCGCAAATCTAATGAAGTCTTTCTCGCCGGTAATCGCCCTCTCGACGCCCGGAGAGGAAACCTCAAGATAGTATCTATGAGGAATCGCATCCTCAGTGTCCAGCACGTCTGAGAGCCTCCGGGACAGATTAGCACAATCATCGACTGTAACGCCACCCGGTTTATCAACGAAGACTCTGAGAGTCCATCTCCCCCCGGCGTTCACGTACTGGAGGTCAACGAGCTCCATAACTTCACTGGAAACAACATCTCCCACCATGCCTCTGAGTCGTTTTTTCAGATCCGCAAAGCTCTCGGCAGGCGGAGCTTCATCTTTGCCGGCATGACGTTCCTTGTTCTTCACCCCAATCTCCAAAAAAGCCAATGAGTGGGAAGAGCAACACCCACTCACGTAAACTCCAATTTACACCAGTCAGAGAAGTCTGGCAAGCACAAACTTCGGTGAAATTGAGGGGTTGGGGGTAACTGTGCTGAGCGAGCTAGAATCCTGGGGATTTCCTTGGCCTGGTCTTGAGAAGGGCGGGCTTGGTCGAATAGACGAGCTCGGTGACGACCTTGCCGACTGCCTCGAGACTTTGCGGGGAGCACTTGTCAGGAGTATCCCTGAGCGTGTGCCAGGAGGGATAGTCAAAATCTATCAGCAGGGAAGTCGGAATCCCCGCGTCAATCAAGGGAATGTGGTCATCAATCAAAGTGTATTTCACCTCGTTCTTGAACTGCTGAACCTTCAAGTTCCTGGCGGTCTCCCAAATTCTCGATGTGAGGCCAAGGGCACTAATCACGGAATAACCCTCTTTGTAGATTGATAGATCCTTGTCTCCGACCATATCAACGACTATTCCAAAAGACGGCGCGGTCGCGCCCAGGCTCTTCGCATAGAATCGCGCTCCCTGACTGTAGAGGTCCGGTCTATCCGGCTGACCGAGGTCTTCCCCATCAAAGAAGACTATGTCCACGCCGACGGGAGGTTTTGCTTCTCCGAGAAGCCGTCCGACTTCAAGAAGAACGCTTACTCCTGATGCTCCGTCGTTTGCCCCAGGGATGGGTTCGTCGGCATTTTCCGGGCTGTCCAGGTCTGCCCACGGCCTTGTGTCCCAGTGAGCGGCCAGCAGGATTCTTGTCTTCTCCTCCGGATAGAAAGATGAAATAATATTCTCGAGTTTCACGCTGCCCTCGCCGAGCACACCGTCGAAAACCTGAGTCGTCACAGTCGCGCCGCACTTCTCCATCTCCTTCACGATGTACTCTCTCCCCCGCTCGTGTCCGGGGCTGCCCGGGTTTCTTGGCCCCAGGTTCACCTGGGCCACGAGATGCTCGTATGCCTTCGCGCCGTCAAAAGCCGGATGCCCTCCAGAGGCGCAATTCAAACTCAGGGAGCTCAACAGCATTACTATCAACACGAAATCACCGGATTTCTTCAAGACTACCTCCTATCAGACAGCGTGTACTCACGCCATTTTGCGTACTGAAGGTCTGTGATGGCGCTGAGCCGTAAGCTGGCTTTCGCGGGAGGGATGGGAACCCATCTTGGCGAGCAAGGTGGGGATACCCAGCCCTTTAGAGGGTGGGAGGGGCAAGGATTCCCCGCCTGGCGAGCCAATGAATGGGTCATCCCGGAGCGGAGCCAGCGAGGGGCTCAGTCGCCATAGCGCAAATTCGAGAGAGCGAGTCCGAGAAGGATCGACATTTTCGGCAGGAGGGAAAGGACATCTCGAGGAGCCGAGCATGGTCGAGCGCCATCAGAACCTGATTTCGGCCGATGCCAGAAGCCCGACCGTGCGCCAGGTTCTATTCTCCTTGACGTTTGCGTTCTGGCTGGCTGTAAGCTGCGCATTTCCGGTCACGTTCGCGCTGAAGTTATAGGCGGCGGATGCATTCAGTGAGAAAGTGTTTCTGTCGTCAAGAATGTTGGTGTCCTGACCTTCTGCCGCATAGGAAGTCTTGGACTTGGTGTAGTTGATGTCAACGTTCGTGTTCACGTTGCTTTTCAGTTTGAATTCCTTCTTTCCGGGAATCTTCATTCCCTTTGAAGATTTGATCGTGTGCTGAACATTCACTCTGTACGATGAGCTGTTAGTGGTCTGCAGAGTGTATCTCCCTCTGAATCTTTCAGTCGTCGAAGTGCTCCTTGATGAACTCAAGCTTGCTCTCATGCCGCTCTTGAAAGTGCCGCTCGCAGATAGAAGAGGAGACAGGTTTTTCGTATGGCTCTCGGTTTCTACTCCATACTCCTTTGTCCCGCTGGAGTCGTTTCGTTTGGAGTAGCCGCTTTCCAGGCTGAGAGAGGATAGGATCTTGCCAAATCCCAACCGCTTTTCAATCGAGCTCATTGTGACCCGGACATCTGGCCATGTCCCTGACTTCGAGAATGTCGTCGAGCTATTGTACTCCCTGGTTGTGTTCCTGAGGTCGTATTTGAGGTCAATCGACGCGGTGCGCGAGAGGCTGCCCCTGGTACCTGCGGATGTTTGGGTTGTCGTCGAGCTTTCATCGGGTATCCTTTTCTTGGATTCCGGGTCACTGCGTATTGATTTTGAAATACCGAGATGATATTTCCAGTCTGGAGCAGTCGAGACTCTTCCGAATGCCGTAGATTTTGAAATCGTCCGGCTGACGGACACATCTGAAAATTTTGCGAGAGTCCCGAAAATCAACGAGATCGGATTCGGCGGACCTTTTGCCGTATCCGGCTTCGCACCGAAAGAGGAAAGAGAGCGCCCCAGTAGTTTTACGGGCAGCATTCCCCTCAAGCCGATCGAGTTCCCGTTTGCGATATTTCTAATCCTTCCCGGGACACCCGTCGGATCAAGCTCGGCTCCGCGGGACTCTGAATAGGTTCCGGAGGCGCTCACGGTTGGGGAGAAGATTTTGAAGAAATATGCCTTCGGACTGTAGCTTATGTTGGCCATCTCACTTCTTCTGATCTCAGTCCCGATATTCATGTTGCCGAGTTGCCCTATTCTATTTGCGAGCATTAGGTCTCTCGTTGAAGAGAAGGAGTAGCTCGTCCGGAACGGATTCAATATGGGATTGAATGTAGTGTTCAGATTGGCGGCAGATGCCCGCGAGACTGTTTCATTTCTCAGGAGAAGCCCGCTTCCCGGGGAGTAAGCAAACCGGTCGTAGAGTCTTCTGCGTGATTCCGAGCTCGTAACATTGAGATTCACATTTTCCGGAAGCAGGAACAATTTCAGCTCTCTTTTCGCTCCGCTTTTGGCAGTCCTTGAAAAAATCGTCAAAGGCTTTCCTCCTCGAGGTGAAATAATGTACGCAACCTGCGTGCTTCTTGAGGCCGAGGAATCTCTCGAAGTCGGCCCGAACGCAACTCTACTGCTCAAGGCGAAATTGGCCGTTATCCCGTCCACGGTATATTTCATGATCGAACTTCTGGATGGATTCTTGCTGAAACTCACTCCGACTCTTTGCGAAACGTTCTCGGAAAGCTCGCTCTTCCTATCCTCTGCTCCGAAGATGACGTCGGACCCTGTTTTGAACTTGGGAAGACTGGAGGCTTTGTCCCTGGAGAACGTGACCGGCAGAGAGACTCCCAATCCGGAAACGAATTTGTGAGGGTTGAAGCTGCCGCTGAGACTCATCCGGGTTGAGCTCGCGCCGAATGGGCTGGATTGTCCGACTGAAACGAAATCCTGATCTTCGTTCCTGTACGTCGCAGCAAGCGAAAGAAGGTCGGCGAATCTTGCCTCGGCATTCACCCAGCCGGCCGTTCCTGTTTCTCTCTTGACCTCCGAGAGCCGGAGTTCGTCGATCCAGACTTCGCCCGACTGGGCTAGGGCCGTACTCGAGTCAACCGCAACCCCAAATTGGATCATTCTCACACTGGTGAACGAGGGATTCCCACGCACGCGAAAGGTCTTGCCGTCTTCAACGTATAGAGTGTCAAGGGATGCGCCCGGAATCGTTCCGATTTTCAGCCTGCTCAGGTCGGCGATTTTCACCTCATATGGCTGCCACCCGGTGGTTACCGGGACCACGTATTCGTAGTAGCTGTCCTCGGCGCCGACTCTCATCAGGAACTTGACGTGGTTCGGATCGCACGAGTCTGCATCAGCGCAGACGGGCGGGGGATACCACTTCGCATAGAACTTGAGTGAGCTGTATAGCGTGTATCTGTTTGCGGATGAAAAAGCTTTGAAGATGAGAACAGTATCTCTCGGAGCAAGACGTTCAAAGCCCAGGACCAGGGACTGTTCTCTCTTCACAATCCGGCTCTGCTCGCCCGGATTGAAGGGCGGCGTGTAAATGTTCCCATTCTCCTTGTTGTTGAGAACGCCAATTCTTGTCGCTGTGCCCCTGGTGGACTGGGCTTGTGTGAGCGGGACTTTTTCCCACCTGTTTCCAACCACTTCTATCGAGGCAATCTGAATCCTGGTGTCCGTGTTGAATCCGTCAAGCCAGACTCTCATGTGCTTTATGAGATCCCAGCTCGGCTGTCCCACGGTTGTGTCAACTGCCTCCGGGCTTATCGGAATCTGGAAGAGCCTCCACCCGTTCTCCGGACCCACAACAGACGGATATTGGCTGTGAAAATCCCTGTACACGTCGGTCTTCACATATTTCTCCGGGTCACCCAGATCTATCGAGAACTCAAAGAAATTCTCACCGGTGTCGAGGTATCCATTGAGATTCAGGTCCTCCGTGTCCAATCTCTGGTTTCCTTCTGTCCCGTTAATTTTCCAGTAATCGATTGTGCCCGTCGGATAATCGTCGCCATGCGGATCGTCCGCTGTCCCGTATTTCCAGATTTCCCTTTCGTCCTTTGTGAAAACGCCGTCGAGCCCCGTATCCTCATCTGCGTCCAGTATGCCGTCCGGCACCCGTTTCTCTTCAGTATCAAGTTTGGCATTGGGAAGACTGTCGGGGCGCCATACCGCGTCCTCACTTACAGATCCGAGATCGATGTGGAGTTTCTTCCCCACAAGGCTAGCCCTATCCAAGGGGCTGAAATCATTGACCCACACTTCTAGGAATTGAGCCTTGGTCAGGTCCTCTCCTCCTCTTGAGATTATCTGCGTCACGCCTGCCCACTGGGGATCGATACCGCCAAGCCTGGGCAGGAGGTGAAATTCCAGCACCGCAATGGGATTGTCACCCTCCTCGGGCCTGAGTTGAGGCCGGAGATCTCTGTCTTTCACAGCCGTCGGGGGATTGTACCAGGCAAGTCTGGCGACTTTCTCTATGTTCGATGGAACCCGCGGCGGGACGCTTGAATGGAACCACCCGTATCTTGAAACGCTTGCGGATACTACTTCCTTGTTGCCTTCCATGTCATCAATGTAAACCTCGTTTCTTGTGTTGGGATTCGGAAAGCTCATTGCAAGTTCCGAGGCGATTGAAAACGAGGACTGAGTCGTCGTTCTAACCAGCGGCAGCGCGTTGACGAGACGCGTCATCCATTCAGGATTCTGCCTGAAGCTGCCCGTAACGCTTCCGACCATGGTGCGCGACGGCTCACCTCCAAGCTTTGGCCTTTCCTCCGAGGCGCCCTTGCTTTCATATATCCAGGTGGTTGCCAATGAAGGTCCCGCCCCGGGCTTGTATGAGGCGGAGAATCCCATGAGAGTGCTCTGCGCCTGGGGCCCGAACGGAAGATAGGAGTAGTCGACAGAAACGTCAGCGGACGAGGACTTTGCGTCATCAGCCAGGAGTCTTATTTCTCCGGTCTCGTAGTAAATCTCATAGTCGGTCCCGCGATTCAGCTTTCTGTCGCCAAGCTTCACAACTTCTGAATCTTTTATGATGTTTGTCACGCCCAGGTCGACCGTTGACTGCGAACTTATGTATTCAACCTCCATGTAATATTTCGAATCGCTTCCTGGTATCGGCGACCTCTTATCATAGACAAGCGGGTTTGCTTCATCACCCATCAGCGTGTCTGGCCTTTGACTGAAGAAAGGCCACCGCTTCCACCAATCTTCCGGATGCAGAGCGGCATCGTAGAGTCCGATGTCGAACGAATCGGGGGCGAACGGCCTCAGATCAGGGAAAAGGACGAGCCCTCTCTCAAGATCCACGTACCATGGGTCGATTTTTCCGTCAGGGATGTCTCTCCATCTGGAATCGTATGTTCCGCCCCTGTCAAGGCCGAGAACCTGAACGTAAGGCACCGAAACCCCGTTTATGATTTCGTAGTCCTTGTCGTCGCCGCCCGCGGTCTTTCTTCTTATTGAGAGCTTGAATCCATCGGTGCTTATTCGTCTCGCATCCAGACTGTAGAAATTCCTGAGCTCAAGTCTGATCGTGGAGAACCATTTGTTCGATTTGTCATAAAGACCGGTGGTTGGGACGATAGTAATCTCACTCGAAGGAACCTTGAGAATCTTGAGCCTCAAGTTGCCGGTCACTGATCCGACTCTTCCTCTGACCGAGTCTTCGTACGACACCGCCAGGAGATTGCCTTCGGGAATCGGCGTCCTCAGAGCCAGTATTGGGAATCTCTTCTCCGTATCAAGGTACTCAATTGTGTAGTCGTCCTGGACCGCCCTGAGATCGAAATCTCCCTGCAAGGAATCGCTCCCGGTTCTTGCAGGATCGATATAGGCGAACCCCGTTATCGATCCGCGATTTGTGGAGAGTATCCTGTCATCCGTGTAGAGCTGAAGCGACGACACATTAAGCGGGAAGCGGCCCAGGTTGTTACTGTCCCTCGTGAGATTTGGAAAGTTCCCCACGGAATCATTGTAGAAGAAAGCAGCATAGACCTGGGGATCGTCGAGAAGATAGTACGTTCTTTTGAAGTAACTCAGATCGTCTATCACGGGCTTGCTTTTCTTTACAAACGTCCGTCTTTCGGTCTTTCCTTCCTCCTTGCTGGCAATGGTTGTCAGGTCAATATCTCCAATTTTCGATACTGCTCTTATTCCAAAAAGGCCCTCGTGCCTTCCTCCGTAGCTCACGTACTGCGTTCCCGGAAGAACGAGGTTCGTATTCCCGAGGTCTATGCTCTTCACGACGTCGTCTTCATATCCCTCGTACCTGATCTTCACCCTGTTCTCGAGATCTGTCAGAACGTTTGAGTTCTGGTCAACATCAACCTTCACCTTGTCCCCGACGGTTCCACTCAACTTGACAACCATATCCTGCCTCATCTCAAGCTGGGGGAATCTGGACGTTCTCCCTCTCTCCGTAATCGGCTCATTGACAAGCCAGGTGCTGGAACCGCCGAAGGTTATGCTTTCCGAACCTGCCACATCCAGCTTGGCCCCCTGCCCGATTACGGCGCCGACTGCCTTTGGAAACTGGACTGGTATCTCCACGTGGATAAGGCTCGTGGGCCTGCCGCCGCTCGCCTTCGCTCCGGCGAGCCCGAGTCTTGAGGTCCCTTTGAAAAGTATGGCAAGCTTTTGCGACGTTATTTCTTGAAGGTAGTCATTCAGATATTCAATCTTCGGGGGGCCGATTTCGATGTCACTTACGGAGACGCTCTGCGAAACCGTGTTGTCCTCATGGTCATAGGAGACAAAATAATTGCGCGGGTCCTGCTCGATCCTGAGTCTGTAGTGCCTCGGAAAGGATGCCAGCGAATCCGGCGGGAGGGAAAGGAACGAGCCTCCAGAGGAGCTTCTGAGCTGCCAGAGGCCCGAAACCGGCTCTTCTCCGTAGGCTGAGGACTCACCAAACGGCGCCAGAAGCACAAAGAATAGCAGAAAGACCGCTTCTTTTCTTGACATCCTGGGTTGACTCTTCGTAGAACGAAGCCTATTCCACATCCGGTTACCTCGTCAAGAGTTCCATCAGCTTCGATGGTCTCCAGCACTCAAGCCCGCTGATGAGTCCAAGCCCTATACTAATCTACACTTGCCGTCAAAACTATGTCCTCGAAACTTGCGGCAGCCCAACAATGGTTCGCTCTGAGACGTCCTTTCCCTCCTGCTACCCGGCCGCGTCACCGGCCTGCCCGAGCCCATCCCGCAGTCCCAAATCGGCCAAAACGCCTTGTCTGGAAATCCCTGCTACTGTATAGTGGTCGAGGGGTCTGGTGGGTGAGCGATGCAACCTGAACCCTCGAACCCTTGAACCCTCGAACCCCAGAACCCTGTCTAGAGGAGCGACCCGGTTGACCATTCTTCAGAAAATGGTCTTAAAGGACCACCTGCTTCCATTTATCCTCGGTTTTTCCGTCGTTGTCTTCCTTTTGAGTATGGATTTCCTGTTTGACTATCTAGACCTAATTCTCGGCAAGGGTATCCCATTCCTGATAGTTCTCGAACTTTTTCTTTTCGGCCTGGGATGGATGATCGCTTTGGCGGTTCCGTGCGCCGTCCTTGTCGCCACCCTCATGGCATTCGGGAGACTTTCTCACGACAACGAGGTTACTGCAATGAGGGCCGCAGGCGTCAATCCTGTGAACGTCATTGTTCCGCCATTCCTCGCCTCTCTGATCCTGGCGGTTCTGCTTGTGCTCTTCAATAACTACGTGTTGCCGGAGACGAATCATGCCTTTGCAAATCTCCTTCTAGATATCGGAAGAAAACGCCCGGTCGCCAAGCTGCAGGAAGGCGTATTCATGAACGAGTTTGAAGGCTACAGCATGCTCGTCGGCAAGGTGAATGACAGGACCAACGACCTTTCCGGAATAACCATCTATCAGTTCAATCCGGATGGCAGAGTCCCGACCACGATTGTTGCGAAAAAGGGCAAGGTCTTCTACTCGCCTAACGGAGACGTTATCACCCTGAGACTGGAGCACGGCGAGATTCACGATGTCCCGGACACGTCCGAACAGACAAGATATCGAAGGCTTTTCTTTCAGGTCCACACCATAAACATGAAAAACGCCGGGGCGCTTCTTCAGAGGAGCGACAGAGAAGTCCGCGGAGACAGGGAAATGAGTGCAACTATGATGCTCAAGTTGGCGGCGACACTGAAAAACCAGCGGGCGGATGCAATCGCAAGGCTTGACGGCAAACTATCGCCATTCAGCAAAGAATACAGGGATTATCTTGTTCCCGACGGACATGATCCGTCGTACACGCTGAAGGGCTGGTTTAAGGAGAGCATCAGGTCGCTCATGAAGGTCCTCCGTGGAAAGCAGCTCGTGCCCGCCCCCCCGGAGGCATCAAGGAGCAGGTATCTCGAACAGGATGTCAGAATAACCAGAATCGAGGTCGAATCTCTCGAAAAGAGAATAGGCTCATTGTTTGTTGAAATACAAAAGAAGATCTCGATTCCGTTCGCCTGTGTCGTGTTTGTGCTCGTGGGTGCACCACTTGGGATGCGTGTAAGGAAGGGAGGAATTGCGATTGCGTTCTTGAGCCTTGTGTTCTTCCTTTTCTACTATATTTGCCTTGTGGGTGGGGAACAACTCGCAGACAGGAGGCTTGTTCCTCCCGTCATTGCCATGTGGGTTGCAAACATAGTGCTGGGAGTCGTTGGCGTTGTGTTCACCCTGAAGAGCTGTGATCTGAGAATCTTCCAGCGACGGCGCAAATCAAGGAACTCCCCGCGTGAAAATTCTTGACAAGTATCTTCTGCGGTCATTCGTCAATTTCCTCTTCTTCTCATTCCTGATTTTCATCAGCATAATGGTCATTGTCGATGCTTTTGAGAAGATCGACATTTTCATCGACTACAAGACGCCTCTTTACACCATCCTCAGATTCTATGTTTTCAGCCTCCCGAACATAATGTTCCTGATCCTTCCGGTGGCCATGCTCCTTGCAACCATACTGACTGTCGGACAGCTTGCCAAGACAAACGAGCTCATCGCGGTAAAGAGCGCCGGCGTCTCTCTGACAAGAATCCTCATGCCTGTCTTTGCCTTCTCATTGATGATCTGCGTGGCTGCCTTTCTTCTTGAAGAGATGGTCGTGCCCTATTCATCGTGGATGAGAAGAGAGGTTATGTCCCACGAGATAAAGAAAGAGCCGAGAATTCCCATCGAGGAAAAGAGAAACATCAATCTTCTCACCGGAGGCGGCAGGATTCTTGCGATCGGCAGGTACGATATCCGGGGAAAGAGAATGGAGAACGTCCTTGTCGAAGAATTCTCATCGGATACTCTGAGGAGACGAATAGACGCTAAGGTGGGTGAATGGGACGGCAAGGCTTGGGTCTTTAGAAACGGCATCATAAGAACGTTCCAGAAAGGAGGAGAACAGGTATTCCAATTTGGGGAACTCAGGCTGAAAGGACTGAAAGAGACTCCATCCGACTTTGCAAAACAGGAAAAGAGGCCCGGGGAGATGAATCTCCTTGAACTGGGGAAGTACATTTCCCTGGTGAGGCAAAGCGGCGGGAGCATTCAGAAACACTCCGTTGAGTTCAACATCAAGCTTGCTTTCCCATTCGTGAACTTCATAGTTGTCTTGATCGGAGCGGCGCTCTCTAACCGGATGCGGCGGGGGACTGTTGCTCTTGGCGGAGGCATGGGTCTGACGATAAGCTTCATCTACTACGGGTTTTTCAAGACAGGAGAAGCACTGGGCCATTCCGGGGTTCTTCCTCCGGTGCTTGCGGCCTGGCTGGGCAATATTTTCTTCTTCATTCTGGGCGCCTTCCTTTTCTCGAAGTCTCAGAGATAGGGGACACTATCGACTACTCTCTTTATTATGTCGCCGATGTCTCGAAGGTCTCACCCGGGAAATTCCTGGATGTGCTTGAAGATGCCCTGAGAGGCGGCGTGTCCATGGTTCAGCTCAGGGCGAAGGAATTGACCTGGCCGGAATTCCTTAACCTTGCTGCTAAAGTAAAGAAGCTCTGCAGGAAATACGGTGTCCCCTTTATCGTCAACGACAGGATTGACATAGCTCTTGCTTCTAACGCTGACGGCGTGCACCTCGGCGACTCCGACACATCAGTATCCGTCGCCAGAAAGGTTCTTGGGAAGAGATCAATAATCGGGAGAACGGTTAGAAGCGCGGATGAAGCCGTGCGGGCCGAGTACGAGGGAGCTTCGTACGTAAGCGTCGGATCAATCTATCCGACCAAGACGAAACGTGTTCCAAAGATTGTCGGCCCTTCCGGGATAGGAAGAGTGAGACAGAAGGTGAAGATTCCGGTTGTAGCGATAGGCGGAATAGGTCTCAAGAATGCCCGCACCGTCATCCGGTCAGGCGCAGACGGCATAGCCGTAGTCTCTGCGATTGCTC comes from Candidatus Eisenbacteria bacterium and encodes:
- the nusA gene encoding transcription termination factor NusA gives rise to the protein MSYEIIEALGEIAREKSVNMAIIIETLEAGLLSAAKKKYGSSANIEVKIDETKGVILMTAKKKVVEKVEDPMAEIRLEEAKAISPETQVGELVSIALPVAEFGRNAIQAAKQVLIQKVREAERERIFKEYQEKIGRLVRGQAQQIDRGNVIVKLEKTEAILPSRELVGKERYRQGDYVRAIVCSVDKSAKLPQVTLSRTHPDFLKRLFESEVPEITEGIVEVKGVAREPGSRSKISVLSHDEKVDPVGACVGIKGSRVQSIVRELGGERIDIVPWSHDPVVFVTRALSPAKVLQAKHEETENRVYVVVPDDQLSLAIGKGGQNVRLAMKLCGAKIDLVSKSEHDKRTEPEKAEAIDIEKIDGISEKLAAKLKDAGIKTGEDLVKAGIEGLTSIQGIGEKTANKLLELAGQMTAEAEEEKPETADSEESTAEESSLQEEEEI
- the rimP gene encoding ribosome maturation factor RimP — encoded protein: MKNKERHAGKDEAPPAESFADLKKRLRGMVGDVVSSEVMELVDLQYVNAGGRWTLRVFVDKPGGVTVDDCANLSRRLSDVLDTEDAIPHRYYLEVSSPGVERAITGEKDFIRFAGKVASIKTFSPVCGQRRIVGLIEDCKEGMLTLRTKDGELLTLPLSGIERANLKFDVWRKK
- a CDS encoding M28 family peptidase, with translation MKKSGDFVLIVMLLSSLSLNCASGGHPAFDGAKAYEHLVAQVNLGPRNPGSPGHERGREYIVKEMEKCGATVTTQVFDGVLGEGSVKLENIISSFYPEEKTRILLAAHWDTRPWADLDSPENADEPIPGANDGASGVSVLLEVGRLLGEAKPPVGVDIVFFDGEDLGQPDRPDLYSQGARFYAKSLGATAPSFGIVVDMVGDKDLSIYKEGYSVISALGLTSRIWETARNLKVQQFKNEVKYTLIDDHIPLIDAGIPTSLLIDFDYPSWHTLRDTPDKCSPQSLEAVGKVVTELVYSTKPALLKTRPRKSPGF